TGTTGAAACTGGTAACTAAATTAATGAAAAAAGTGTGTTGTTACTTCCAGTTTGGAACTGAGCCCAACTTAAAATAATTGATTGTAATAAAAACTACCACAGTCTGGGAACTGAACAATTTGACCTTTTTTAAGATCAAAGATATAACACATTCATAATTATCATAAGTTCACTTGAGAGAAGAAAAAAGTTTAGCTTTTTTAAAAAACTAACCTTTTAGAAGACGGGATATTCGACATTAAAAAAGCAACCTTTAGAAGACGGGATATCCACATGTCCCCTATTTCATCAACCAAAGGCGTCGCATTTTACACCCATATTGCTTGACTCTACAACAAAGATTCATATTTCACAATAATGAGAAAGATACTTATTTCCCAAAGCAAAGCATTACCTCTAGAGGTATGTTGAGGCACACCACCAAAATTGGTATCAACAGCCCCACCCTTAAGAGCCTGCATGATAATATCTACTATGCATTGACTATTAGTAAGCTTCGGATCAATAAAGTTTATACACAATGTCGGTAAAATAAAGAGAACAAATAAGTAGAAAGAAACTTAAAAACAATAACTAACCAcaggattttgaactaataagACTGAGATAAACATCTTAGCATGATCTTAATAGGTCAATTATATCACAACATTCAGCACTCTGCACTCTGGTCCCGTTCAACATCAACCATGTCTCTCGTATGATCAACTCGTTTACTATCCTACATGAAATAGTTCCATTTATCATTGCACAGTACTTTATATTCATACATTGGCATGAAAGTAAATATATAAGAAACTTTCACTGCATTCAATGGGACATCTGGAAAAGAAACTGTTGCCACAACATTAATTATTAGGGCAGCAACGTTTATTGCAACATGAAATCTCCTAACCTGCATTTGCACAATTAGCATTGACATCCAAAAAATTATACATAAGCCAAGACCAAGAAAATGTTAAAACTTTATAATCAAATTCAAGGGTAATTTTTTTATCTGATATATGATTAGGGTTACAGTTACATAAATCTAACCCCTTTACTTCAAATCGCAGTAAACAATTGAATAAATCAGgacataataatacatatttacCAAAGAATATAATATTCACAATAATAACCTAATTACATAGCGTGACTTACCTATTGTACCATGTCTTTATCAACGCATCTATGAATAATTTTTTGCAATTGCCATTTGAGAACTCAGATTTACAGCTGGATTTGTAAAatcgaaaaacaaaaataagaaataCAACAAAAACAATCATCGAGAAAATAATTGCGATATTAATCCGTCGCTTAAACGCCGTCGTCTTCCTCGACTTTCCAGTCACCGGAGATTAATCCTTCCGGCAGATTTGGGTATATGGTCTTATTATACAAAATTAGTACCGTTGTGTGCCTAAAATTGTAGCGATTAAAGGTGTTGTAGCGGCGATTGTTATTACCGTCGGCGGAGGAAATATTGGCTCGTACAAATGGTGCGGTTGAAATAATTTGGAAGAGAGAGAGTACATCGAGCGATGGAGAGAGTATGTGTATGCGGTTAATCTTTTGAAATTGAAATCTTAATTAAAAGGTTAATGGGTTGTTTGATTGGGACAGGTTTTTTTTTGTTGTGTAATTAAGAAATATTAATCCTGATTATTCTGGTGATTAACACGTGGAGGAAGATTAGGGAAGTAATTAGCAGCTTGACACGTCGGATGTGTATGTCACGCTTTATGTgagttagatatatatatatatatatatatatatatatatatatatatatatatatatatatatatatatatatattgaaaggatcAAAAGAGAACTTAGCATAGAACAGAACCCAAAGAACCACCTTCGATCTGCAGATTGTTCTTCAATCTGTATgtagattgaaaaaaaaaattagaaattaaatttatttttatttttacccaaAGTATCTTCAATCTGTATACGGATTGAGTTCAATCTGTACACAGATTGAACCCAATCTGCTGCAGATTGAACCCAATCTGTGTACAGATTGAACCCAATCTGTCACGTaaaaaaaactttaaaaaaaaatttaattttttttttcaatctgcTACAGATTGAACTTCAATCTGTATGCAGATTGAAGAAAAATCTGCAGATCGAAGGTGGTTCTTTGGGTTCTCTCCCACCCTTGGTTCTCTCCGGAtcctcatcatatatatatatatatatatatatatatatatatatatatatatatatatatatatatatatatatatatatatatatatatatattatgggggatgattctcacacacacttttttgatcctcacacaccaattgagtattattagaagagtaaaaggttaaaataggtgtgtgaggatcaaaaaagtgtgtgtgagaatcatcccccatatattatatatatgggggatgattctcacacactgttttttgatcctcacacaccaatttatttgaactcctccctaataatagggtaaaagggtgtgtgagaatcatcccccatatatatatatatatatatatatatatatatatatatatatatatatatatatatatatatatatcatgtgataTAATCCAAGGTGTCAAATCTAGATAATTTCACTAATTAGTATGCTGACGTGTAATTACTATTACTAAgataaattaaaattaattaaaattaaaattaatactaattaatTCTAAAAAAGCCACGTGTCAAAATGAATAGATGGATCCAATAATTAATTAGTACGATTAAATCAAAATTAGAATTTGAATCCTTTGGTCTTTCCTTTTTAGTCGGTTGCGATCTCCTATGAACTTCATTCCTGCTGCTTTATTCTGATTTAATTTCTGGAGCTTTCTTCTTCAATTGTGCATTTTGCTCTGGTATTTCTGATTGCATGATTTAATTTTAGGACAATTGAAGGGTAATATATTAAaggattacattttattttattgttttatctGTAAATATGTGTATAGAGGAACCCATTCATGGAGTAcaacattttttatatatattttctatttAATTAACTTACATGGTACAGTATCGATTCAACCTTTGCAAGAGCTTAATTAGGGTTTGAGGTGACATCAAACCATTACCTCTATCGGTGCCGTTGCTGGTAGCCTTAGAGTGGCCGCCGGTGACCAATAATTGTATCAGAGGTTTAAACGGTTGTCGTCGCCTTCTTTGATGTCGGTTATTGTCTTCCTCAGGTAAGTTTCTTTCATTACTTTTTTATTTCCCTCGAATTCTTGCTCTACTGCGATAATCCAAACTGAATTAAATTGGAGTTTTTGTTTTATGGATTAGTTGTGGAGATTTGGGTTTTATAGGTTACAAATGAGGATACATTATTATTTCATGATATTGTCTTACTACGTACTAATATAAATTCTGCTAAAATAGCATTTACAGGTTATACTAACACTATGGGTTAGTACAAATAAGTTAGAACAATAGCAATTTTTCGTTTTGTTAATGTCTAATACATTCCCAGATTTATATGATGCTACTGTATGGCTTTAGTTTTGTTAATTTTGTACCTAATTCTGCAGTTTTATAAGAAAAAAGCATTTCGAGATCCTGATAATTATTTTAATTTGAGGTATTACTCAGTGCTGACCTTTTTAGGGTTTTAGCTGTGCATTGTGTTAATTTGTCTTTATATGCATGTCGTGCTCATTGAATTAGTAACAGCAATGAATTTGGTgttagtttgaaatgagaaatggtgTAATTTTATTAATGATTGGCATTTGGTAGATGGCTTTCTTGCCTTGCTACTGATATGGTGGATGGGTCGAAAGTTCTATTATTTGAGCAACTTAGTATTCTACACACAGATATATCTTGTGCATCTAAATTATTGTTTATATTTAATGATATTATACAATCATACAATATTTGAGTGTATTATTTTGGTTTTTTTATTTATCATTCAGGCGTTTTGGAGAACTCCTCATAAGCCGTTTAGACAAGTACTGCTTGGTATACTGGTTTGGTTTAATTAAGTCAACTTCTTTCCGATAATTATTTATAGAACTCTGACAGCTCTTCATCGCAGAGGTTTTATATGATGAAGTCTTGCCTGAAAAAGATGAAATTTGATGTTGAGGTATGCAATATTTTCGTTATCTTCTTTTTCTGTTGTACATAGATTTTCGATCATGTACATTACAAGTGTAACACCTTCATTTTTTGCAAAGTGTAAAAGAATGTAAAGGAAGTTTTAGATTGCTTACAATTTTAGTTCAACCTCATGTTTTTACTATATGAAACCTAATTGCATCAACTATTTACAACGCATCAACTATTTACAACATTTACAGATGAGTATACAGAGGCCATTCGGGATGTAGAGGAGTAGAAGAACTTTTGTGATCATCCAAGGGACCAGCGTCCACAACCTGAAGAAGTAATTGGGGTAAGACTCAAGATCACACATATTGATGTTTTTCCAGTTTAATCAAATGCATATACTTCTTTTCTAAAATTTGTTTGTACCCTTTTAGTTTGATTCTATGAGGAAAATCCCGTGAGTCCATTAGTCTTAGgattaaattataatttttacttaacaaattaataattaattattgtaTTATACGAAGTATCTGCTAAATAAAATACGGAGTACTTCTTGAAACTATCACTCACGCGTGCCTTACTTTCTGACCTTTAAAACATAGAAAATGGTTGCTGaccttttctttttttctttcagGTATCTTTTTCCAAGAATTCAAATCAACAATTCAAATTTGAATTAAGTTATCATCTATTGCATCTTTGAATCGGGATGTTTTCATCTTCTCTCTTCCAATAAGGTTTTCCACCGTGAGTTTTACTCCAAATCTCCAATACATTTGAAATTAAAAATCAAATGTCAATAGAAAAGAGGTGTTGATACAAACCCTAAATTGAACAGGTACTTATCTCTTACTCTTTAAAAATAACTTCATGAAAACTTCTATAATCTACAAACGACTTATATGATTTTGAATGATTTGCTACTGGATTCGGGAAAGATGGGTTCCAAATATGATGGTGTAAGTTTATAATTCTATTTTTTGTGATTCATTCATGGTATTCATTAAACTTTTTATTTTCAGTTCGTATTAAATTCTTTTGTAATGTTAAGGTTATATGCTTTACTGAAGGATTTGGCAATGGATTCGGTCATATTAGGTTTCAATTACTATTTACTAAGTTTGTGGTTCCATTTATATTTTACTGTGTATTCTATTGAAGTTTTTCGTATTTAATGGAATTTTTGAGGCGTTGATGTAAACTATAGTGTTAGTTGTTAAACATGAATATTGAAATGGGTAACCTAATTGCTGAACAACTTGGTGTTTCACTTAGAATATATTTAGGTAGATGTAAACTCTTATCTTTTAGGGGTGTGACAATCTAAATGATTTGTATTTAACTGCACACtaagtgtttgataaaatgactCAATGAGATTTGCTTGAATTTTACAGGTGAATCGTAATGTAATGTAGGCATGAAACTGCATTTGTGAAGATGGAATATGAGTATGTATCAACTTAAATTCAACTCTTAAATCTATAATATTAATTCTGCTATCTATGCTTCTAATTAAAGTTGATTTTAGTAAATTTAACTATTAGATGCAAGCATTGTGTGTGAGGAGGTTTTTCTGATTTTGAGCCCTATCACCAGTCGAGTCTATTACTATCTTATATAGCACAATTAATAAGACATCATTAACAAGCTCTAACAAGCTCTATTAACTTATTCAATGATGGCGGTGTCTTTGTTATCAATAAACCATTCAAAGGTATGTAACATTTAGTTTATATTCACTTTAAACATTTGTTATGAGCCATTAGCAATTATTACTCATTCAAGTGTACAATTTGTAGTTTAATTTTGCTGCTTGCAGTGTATATCGATTAAAAAATCTCACCGCGAAGGTAACATTGCATTGGTctttagaatttttttttatttccaacGCAATACAAGGTGATCACGAAGTGTTACAAGTGAAATTCACTTGGTTCATTATGgttaaatttttttgttttcttataCAGGTAATAACTCAAGAGGCTTTGTGACTGATGGTGGCCGTGATCTTAAAATGATCCTCAGTTATGTGGATTCTTTGCCAACTGGGTATGAAatttcttttatttcataaataatttCTAAAAAGTTGATTTAGTGCTTGCTGACTTTCTTTGACTTCAATTTAGTATGTATCAAAATAGATATAGATATTGTTGTCAAAGATATTACGAGTACTTTTTTTTACACTAAAATAGGAAATTTTTTGTTAGTAATCTTGCATTCTTAAAATGATAGATAAACTAGAATAGAATATCATTAACTACAAGTGATTATTGATTGACTGTGTTTATGGACTTTATTAAATCAATGAATTATTGTTATGGCTACTGACATTTGTAAAGTAGTAAATCATACATTATGTTAGAAACCGAATTGGATTACTACTGCAGGAAAAGAAGCTAAAAAACAGTCCACCGTTGACTTTTATGTCAAGTTTTTAAATTTACAACTCCGATATTAGTCAAGATAGTATGATAAGTATATTGTGAGTTGAAATATTAACAATACACGTTTCCTTATAAATGGTTGTTAGCATTCTGAAGAATCTTGAACATAAAATTAGGACAAAGTATGTGAATTTTGATTGTTAGAAGCATCACATTTGACTCTCGAAAGTCAAACATTTGACTCTTTTTTTGTAGCATGGATGCAGTTGTTTTGGGTATTTGAATATATTTTGCTTATTAAAAACTGAAACTAGAAAATTTTGCTTGAATGTAGCCATGTAGGAATGAAAGTGGGTTGTATAATGTATTGGACCTTGGTGGTACGAATTTTTGAGTTCTTCGAACTCACTTAGGAGGAGAGGCTGAGATGGTGCCGGCCACTGAATTTGAGCAAGTTTCGATACCACAAGATTTGATGTTTGTCACGTCCGAGGTCCATATCTACTCTCATATACTCATATTTCAAAAATTAAGGTGATTTGTTGACGTGGTGTTGATCGATGTGTTGATACACGGTTAGATGAATTTGTAGGAGCTGTTCGATTTTATTGCTTCGACATTAGCAGAATATGTGTAGAACGAGGGCGGAAAGTTTGTGTTGCCAAATGGTAGAATTAGAGAGATGGGGTTTACGTTCTCTTTTCTGGTGAAGCAAACCTCCATTGACTCAGGGATACTAATTAAATGGACAAAGGGTTTTGCAGTCTCTGGAATGATTCGTATTTTCGTCTTTAGTTCTAAATCTTTAATAATGACGCTTATGACCTCACATGAcctcacttatgcactttcaaaatttacatcctgaacaccaaaatacaaacgggcagc
The window above is part of the Rutidosis leptorrhynchoides isolate AG116_Rl617_1_P2 chromosome 1, CSIRO_AGI_Rlap_v1, whole genome shotgun sequence genome. Proteins encoded here:
- the LOC139874641 gene encoding uncharacterized protein isoform X3 — translated: MMAVSLLSINHSKCISIKKSHREGNNSRGFVTDGGRDLKMILSYVDSLPTGHVGMKVGCIMYWTLVVRIFEFFELT